One Rosa chinensis cultivar Old Blush chromosome 3, RchiOBHm-V2, whole genome shotgun sequence DNA window includes the following coding sequences:
- the LOC112193638 gene encoding uncharacterized protein LOC112193638 has protein sequence MASSLPCLYNIPVQPYLKRSSNIRRMNMIMQVKAHSFDEGRSSSSSRNMVDSNMRVLREKIELVKMRERLEKLCHKHNRQDQYGWNYATGYKYDDQLRSARARAREVSSFFRLIRLASLTFGFTCFSATFGLFLVSLVINYLNQ, from the exons ATGGCTTCTTCTCTCCCTTGTTTGTATAATATTCCGGTACAGCCATATTTGAAGCGTAGCAGCAATATTCGTCGTATGAATATGATCATGCAAGTAAAGGCTCACAGCTTCGACGAAG GAAGATCATCGAGCAGCAGCAGGAATATGGTAGATTCAAATATGCGTGTTCTAAGAGAGAAAATTGAACTGGTTAAGATGAGGGAGAGACTTGAGAAATTATGCCACAAACATAATCGTCAAGACCAATACGGTTGGAATTACGCAACCGGGTATAAATATGATGACCAGCTCAGAAGTGCAAGAGCAAGAGCAAGAGAGGTCTCAAGCTTCTTTCGCCTCATACGTCTGGCCTCTCTCACTTTTGGTTTTACTTGTTTTAGTGCTACTTTTGGCCTTTTCCTTGTATCACTGGTGATTAACTATTTGAATCAATAG